A single region of the Schistocerca serialis cubense isolate TAMUIC-IGC-003099 chromosome 7, iqSchSeri2.2, whole genome shotgun sequence genome encodes:
- the LOC126412288 gene encoding 2-oxo-4-hydroxy-4-carboxy-5-ureidoimidazoline decarboxylase-like, translating into MALAWLCPHTKKTPTVRVRDLNAMTDRECAALLLNVVERWPAAAEAVCSGRPYQSADHVAVAAGDYLDCLAPADKEEVLRSHPDLGSKEQLTEESNREQHMAGLQTNSKATVSGIHELSLSYKSKFGFPFVICARENKADTILEGLRRRLQNSKEDELETGISEVKKICNLRIKDLVED; encoded by the exons ATGGCATTGGCATGGCTGTGCCCACACACAAAGAAGACGCCAACAGTGCGGGTGCGTGACTTGAATGCCATGACTGACAGAGAGTGCGCAGCGCTGCTGCTCAACGTGGTGGAGCGCTGGCCTGCTGCTGCCGAGGCCGTCTGCTCTGGCAGGCCCTACCAAAGTGCCGACCATGTGGCCGTTGCTGCTGGTGACTACCTGGACTGCTTGGCACCAGCAG ACaaggaggaggttctgcgcagccaCCCAGACCTGGGCAGCAAGGAGCAGCTGACAGAGGAGTCCAACAGGGAGCAGCACATGGCTGGCCTGCAGACAAACTCCAAGGCAACCGTCAGTGGCATACATGAGCTGAGCCTCAG CTATAAATCAAAATTTGGATTCCCATTTGTAATTTGTGCACGGGAAAATAAAGCAGACACAATTCTTGAAGGGTTGAGGAGGAGGTTACAGAATTCTAAGGAAGACGAACTGGAAACAGGTATTTCTGAAGTAAAGAAGATATGCAATTTAAGAATAAAAGATTTAGTTGAAGACTGA